One Paenarthrobacter aurescens TC1 DNA window includes the following coding sequences:
- a CDS encoding putative integral membrane protein gives MTSTTTPSARSRGINWGVPAALIILSLIPVIAGAARLTQLTGGATVTPENARFFASPIPMVTHIVTVTVYSLLGAIQFVPALRRVNPRQRGSQPQRRTRSWHQAAGRVLVPAGLLAALSGLWMSVFYTLPETDGQSLLVLRLIFGFGMLGSIMLGLLAIRRRDFAAHGAWMTRAYAIAVGAGTQALVLLSWMLIVGPTDQTVRAVLMGAAWVINLVVAEYFIQRRRAARKFREEPRATRRRRELKSA, from the coding sequence ATGACATCCACAACCACCCCCTCGGCGCGGAGCCGCGGCATCAATTGGGGCGTGCCCGCAGCGCTGATCATCCTCAGCCTCATCCCGGTGATCGCCGGCGCGGCGCGCCTCACCCAACTCACCGGCGGCGCAACTGTGACGCCTGAGAACGCCAGGTTCTTCGCTTCGCCCATCCCGATGGTGACCCATATCGTCACAGTCACCGTGTACAGCCTGCTGGGAGCGATTCAATTCGTCCCCGCTCTTCGACGCGTTAACCCGCGTCAACGCGGCTCCCAACCTCAGCGGCGCACACGGTCCTGGCACCAGGCAGCCGGGCGCGTCCTGGTTCCGGCAGGGCTGCTAGCTGCCTTGTCCGGCCTGTGGATGTCCGTGTTCTACACCCTCCCGGAAACCGACGGCCAGTCCCTCCTGGTTCTTCGCCTGATCTTCGGCTTCGGAATGCTGGGAAGCATCATGCTGGGTCTGCTGGCGATACGCCGGCGGGACTTTGCTGCACACGGTGCATGGATGACGCGAGCCTACGCAATCGCCGTGGGAGCCGGGACGCAGGCGCTGGTTCTGCTGTCATGGATGCTGATCGTAGGCCCCACTGACCAGACCGTGCGGGCTGTGCTCATGGGGGCGGCCTGGGTGATCAATCTGGTGGTGGCCGAGTACTTCATACAGCGACGGCGGGCCGCCCGTAAGTTCCGTGAGGAACCTCGGGCGACCCGCCGTCGTCGTGAACTTAAGAGTGCTTAG